Part of the Kitasatospora sp. NBC_00374 genome is shown below.
GGGTGGTCGGCCGCACCGAACCGCAGCGGGTCCATCACGGCGATCGGGCGGGCGCCCATCGCCAGGATGTCGCGGACGATGCCGCCGATGCCGGTGGCCGCGCCCTGGTAGGGCTCGATGTACGACGGGTGGTTGTGCGACTCGACCTTGAAGGTCACCGCGTAGCCCTGGCCGACGTCGACCACACCGGCGTTCTCGCCGATGCCGACCAGCATCGCGTCCGAGGCCGGGGCCTTCTCGCCGAACTGCTTGAGGTGGACCTTGGAGCTCTTGTACGAGCAGTGCTCCGACCACATGACCGAGTACATCGCGAGCTCGGCACCGGTGGGACGGCGGCCGAGAATCTCGCGGATCCGCGCGTACTCGTCCTCCTTGAGGCCGAGTTCGGCCCAGGGCTGGGCGGAGTCCGGGGTCTGCTCGGCGTTCTTGACGGTATCCAGGGACATCAGGCGTTCACCAGCTGCTTCAGGACGGACGTGAAGAAGCCCAGGCCCTCGGTGGTCGGGCCGGTGAGCGGCTCCACCGCGTGCTCGGGGTGCGGCATCAGACCGACGACATTGCCGGCGGCGTTGGTGATACCGGCGATGTCGCGGTACGAACCGTTCGGGTTGACGTCGAGGTAACGGGCGACCACCCGGCCCTCGGCCTCCAACTCGTCGAGGACATGCCCGTCGGCGACGAAGCGGCCCTCGCCGTTCTTGAGCGGGACGACGATTTCCTGGCCGGCCGAGTAATCGGCGGTCCAGGCCGTCGCGACGTTCTCGATCCGCAGCTTCTGGTCGCGGCAGATGAAGTGCAGCGAGTCGTTCCGGGTCAGGGCGCCGGGCAGCAGGTGCGATTCGCAGAGCACCTGGAAGCCGTTGCAGATACCGAGGACCGGCATTCCCAGCTTGGCCTGCTCGATGACGGTCTCCATCACCGGCGAGAAGCGGGAGATGGCGCCGCACCGTAGATAGTCGCCGTAGCTGAATCCGCCCGGCAGGACGACGGCGTCGACCTGATGGAGATCCTTGTCACGGTGCCAGAGGGCGACCGGCTCGGCGCCGGCCAGGCGGACCGCGCGCTGGGCGTCACGGTCGTCGAGAGAGCCGGGGAAAGTGACTACGCCGACGCGGGTGGTCACTTGCCCTCCTCCTCGACTCGGACGGTGAAGTCCTCGATCACGGTGTTGGCGAGGAAGGTCTCGGCGGCTTCGCGGATGCGGGCGAGGGCGGCGTCGTCCACCGGCCCTTCCAGCTCCAGCTCGAAACGCTTGCCCTGGCGGACGTCGGCGATCCCGTTGAATCCGAGACGCGGCAGCGCACGCTGCACCGCCTGTCCCTGGGGGTCGAGGATCTCCGGCTTGAGCATGACGTCGACTACGACGCGTGCCACTGGCACTCCCGGTGGTGTCGTGCGTGAAGGCGGGGGGACCTTCAGACTACCTGGGCTTTCGGGCCGGATTGCGGGCCGGACATAGCGACGCGCGTAGACCTCCACCCCTTACGCACCAAGGGTTCCAGGCCTCTCCACCCCCCGCGCACCGGGCGGTTTTCCGGCCGGTTAATGCTCCGCGACAGCCCGCGACGAGAACACCCGAATACCCGCACTCCGGACAGATCGACCACCCCTATCCGCCCGGTATCAGACCTCGCGCGCATCACGTGAATTTCCCGAAAAAGGAATCCCCAGCCCTTCGTATTCAGGCCCCTTTGGGTGCAGAATAGGGCGACCGGCAGCCGCAGGCGCGGCGTATCGGCATGGCCGCAAGCCTGCCCGTTTACGCACGGCCCACCGGCCACCGGGGCACCCGGGGCACTTCCGACACCCGGCGGCCGAATTGCCCGAGAGGATTGACACCCATGGCTCAGCGTGTAGTCGTCACGCTCTCCGACGACCTGGACGGCGGCGCCGCCGCGGAAACCGTCCACTTCGGCGTCGACGGGAAGTCGTACGAGATCGACCTGTCTGCGGACAACGCGGAAAAGCTGCGGGAGGCCCTCGCCCCGTTCGTCGCGGCCGGGCGCCGCCAGAGCCGCACCGGAAAGTCCTTCCGGCGCACGGCGCTCACCCCGGACCCGGCCGCGGTCCGCGCCTGGGCCCAGTCCAACGGCATGGAGCTGCCGGCCCGCGGCCGGATCCCGAAGCACGTCTACGAGGCCTTCGCGGACGCCAACTGAGACCTCACCCGAGCAGCTCGGGGGCCCCACCCCTCCTCCCCGGAGGAAGGGTGGGGCGAGCAGTCCGATCGATGTTGTAGAGTATTTCTCGTCGCCACAACGGGGAACACCCAAGAGGCGGCCGGTGCCCAGGCACCGTGCGGACGTGGCTCAGTTGGTAGAGCATCACCTTGCCAAGGTGAGGGTCGCGAGTTCGAATCTCGTCGTCCGCTCGCAACGCCGAAAGGCGTAGCAGCACAACGCAGGACAACTTCACAGACATGCGGACGTGGCTCAGTTGGTAGAGCATCACCTTGCCAAGGTGAGGGTCGCGAGTTCGAATCTCGTCGTCCGCTCCAGTACGAAGGGCCCCCTCGGTCGAGGGGGCCCTTCGGCGTTCCCGGGCACTCGCCGCCGCGACCGGTGACCCACGACAGGCGAACCGCGACCGATGACATTTGTCACCGCCGATCCATGGATCCGCCCCCGGCGGCCGGTGACGGCGCGCACTGCCCGCGCCGCCCGGCCGGCGGAAGGCTGGCAGCATGACGAACACCAGCCACCCGGAGCCCGCCGTCCAGGCGCTCGGGCTGCAGCGCCGCTACGGGCCCGCCGGCGACAAGGGCTTCGACGCGGTGCGCGGCCTGGACCTCACCGTCCACCGCGGCGAGCTCTTCGCCCTGCTCGGCACCAACGGCGCCGGCAAGACCTCCACCATGGAGCTGATCGAGGGCCTCGCCGCGCCCACCGCCGGCCGGGTCCGGGTGCTCGGCCACGACCCCTACCGGGAGCGGGCCGCACTCCGCCCGCGGATCGGCATCATGCTCCAGGAGGGCGGCTTCCCCGGCGAGCTCACCGTCGCCGAGACCGGCCGCAGCTGGGCCGGGCTGACCAGCGGTGCCCGCCCGGTGGACGAGGCCCTGGAACTGGTCGGCCTGCACCAGCGGCGCGGCGTGCGGGTCAAGCAGCTGTCCGGCGGCGAGCGGCGCCGGCTGGACCTGGCGATGGCACTGCTGGGCCGTCCCGAGGTGCTGTTCCTGGACGAGCCGAGCACCGGCCTCGACCCCGAGGCCCGGGCCGCCGTCTGGCAGCTGGTCCGGGAGCTGCGCGAGCAGGGCACCACCGTGCTGCTCACCACGCACTACCTGGAGGAGGCCCAGGAGCTCGCCGACCGGCTGGCGATCATGCATCACGGCCGGGTCATCACCGGCGGCACCGTCGCCGAGGTCATCGCCGGACGCCCGGCCCGGATCAGCTTCGAACTGCCCGAGCGCGCCGGACGCCACGAGACGCTCGACCTGCCCCCGCTGGACGGCGCGCAGGTCACCGCCGAGGGCCGGCGGATCACCGTCAAGACCCCCGCCCTCCAGGCCGACCTCACCACCCTGCTCGGCTGGGCCGCACACCACGGCATCGCGCTGGCCGCGCTGGACGCCCGCAGCGCCTCGCTGGAAGAGGCCTTCCTGGCCATCGCGGCCGAGGGCCGCACCACCGCCGCCCCGCCCGCTCCCACACCCGCTCCCACGCCGATCGGAAGCGCCCGATGACCACCGCCGCGACCCCCGCCGCCCCCCGCGCCGCGACCACCACCGCGACCACCACGACGGCCGGGCGCCTGCTCGCCCTCGGCCGGGCCGAGAGCACCCTGCTGCTGCGCAACCGCACCGCGCTGTTCACCGCCGTCGCGCTGCCGCTGCTGCTGGTCGGCGCCGTGCGCGGGATGCTCCGCCAGCAGGCCGAGAGCACCCCGGGCCTGGACGTCGACGCCGCCATGGTCACCGGCGTGACCGGGATCGTCCTGCTCTTCGTCGTCTACTACAACCTGACCTCCGCGTACGTCGCCCGGCGCGGTGAGCTGGTGCTCAAGCGGCTGCGCACCGGCGAGGCACGGGACCTGGAGATCCTGGCCGGCACCGCCGTCCCCTCGGTGCTGCTGGCCCTGCTGCAGTGCGCGGTGCTCGGCGTCGCCGGGGCGGTGCTGCTGGACCTGCCGGCCCCGGTCAACCCGCTGCTGATGGCCGCCGGGCTGGCGCTCGCGGTGGCGCTGCTGACCGGGCTGGCGGCCCTGTCCAGCGCGTTCACCAGGACCGTGGAGAGCGCCGGGATCACCACGCTCCCGCTGATGCTGATCGCCCAGTTCGGCTCGGGTCTGCTGATCCCGCTGGAGGTGATGCCGGAGCGCGTCGCCGACCTCTGCCGGGCCCTGCCCACCACACCGGCCTTCCAGCTGCTGCGGCTCGGCTGGTTCGGCGGCGACGGCTCGCGGCCCGCGACCGACTTCCTCGGCACCTGGGCGCCGGCCGCCCCGCACCTGGGCCTGGCCGTCCTGTGGACCGCCGCCGCCTGGTGGGCGACCCGCCGTTGGTTCCGCTGGGAGCCGCGCCGCTGAACCGGCCGCCGGGCCGGTGCCACCGGCCCGGCGGCGGCCCGTCAGGATGGGGGCGCACGCATGTCATGCCGGTGGGAGGGGACACGATGGGGCCGTGGCGGCCGCTGCAACGGTGGCGGGCCTGCGGGAAGCCGCAACGCACCGAGATCTACGTCCGCTGGTCGCTGTACGCGATGGTGCTCGTCCAGCCCCTGGTGGTGGTGGGGACGGTCAACGGCCCGGCCGGGCTGGCGGTCTCCCGCCCGGTGGCGGTGGCCTCGCTGGCCCTCTCGCTGGCCGGCTCCGTCCTGGCCTTCGTGCTCTTCCGCCGCGGGCTCGACCACTACCTCGGCCGGCGCGAGCGCCCCACCGGCTGGATCCTGGCCGCCGTCCTGCTGATGGTCGGCGGCGTCTCGGGCCTGCTTCTGATCGATCCGACCGTCCGCGGTGGCGGGTCACTGTCCAACGCACCCACGATCAGCTCGCTGCTGGTGCTCTGGTTCGCCCCGGTGTCCGTCGCCCTGCGCAGCCGCCGTACTGCCGCCCTGGTCGCGGCCGGCGCCCTTCTGCTCACCGTGCCCGCGATGGCGGCCGCCGGACTCCCGGCCGGATCCGTGCTCGGGCTGCTGCTCGGGGCCGCGATCTCGCTCACCGTGGTCGCGGCCACCTGCCGGTGCTCGGCCTGGCTGGCGGGCGTGGTCTGGGAGCTCGACGAGGCCCGGGAGAAGCAGTCCCAGCTGGCCGTCGCCGAGGAACGGCTGCGGTTCTCCCGCGACCTGCACGACGTCCTCGGGCGCAATCTCACCACCATCGCGCTGAAGAGCGAGCTGGCCGTCCAGCTCGCCCGTCGGGGCCGCCCCGAGGCGGCCGACCAGATGACCGAGGTGCAGCGGATCGCCCAGGAGTCGCAGCGCGAGGTACGCGAGGTGGTCCGGGGCTACCGCACCGCCGACCTGCGGGCCGAGGTGGCCGGCGCCCGTTCGGTGCTCCGCGCCGCCGGGGTGGTCTGCGCGGTCGACCTCGGACCGGACCCGGCGGCCCTGACGCCGGTGGCCCACTCGGTGCTCGGCTGGGTGGTCCGCGAGGCGACCACCAACGTCCTGCGGCACAGCGAGGCGTCGCACTGCTCGATCCGGCTGCGCGCCGAGGACGGCCGGGCCGTCCTGGAGGTCGAGAACGACGGGGTGCCGACCGGGCTCACGGACGGCCGCGAGGACGGCCGCGAGGACAGCCGCGGGGACGGCGCGCACCCCGGCACCGGACTGACCGGCCTGGGCGAACGGCTGGCCGCCCACGGCGGCGCGCTGACCCTCCCGGCCACCGCCCCCGGCAGCTTCCGGATCACCGCCGTGCTGCCGCTCGCCGCCCCCGCACCGGCCCTGGAGGTGGCCGCCCGATGACCGCACCCCTTCGCATCCTGCTCGCCGACGACGAGCACCTGATCCGGGGTGCGCTGGCCACCCTGCTCGGCCTGGAGGAGGACCTGACCGTGGTGGCCGAGGCCGCCTCCGGCCCCGAGGCGCTCGCGATGGCCAGGGCGCACCGCCCCGACGTCGCGGTGCTGGACCTGCAGATGCCCGGACTGGACGGCATCGAGGTGGCCGCGGAGCTGCGGCGGGTGCTGCCGGAGTGCCGGGTCATGATCGTCACCGGCCACGGCCGGCCCGGCTACCTGAAGCGGGCGCTGGAGGTCGGGGTCCGCGGATTCCTGCCGAAGACCGTCTCCGCGGCCGACCTCGCCGGAATCATCCGCACCGTCCGGGCGGGTGGGCGCTACGTCGATCCCGAGCTGGCCGCCGACGCGATCAGCGCGGGTGACAGCCCGCTCACCCCGCGCGAGACGGACGTCCTGGAGCTCGCGGCGCACGGCACCTCGATCGGGGAGATCGCCGAACGGGCCGCGCTGTCCCCCGGCACCGTGCGCAACTACCTGTCCGCAGCGGCCACCAAGCTCGGCGCGGAGAACCGCCACGCGGCCGTGCGGATCGCCCGCGAGCACGGCTGGATCTGACCGGGGCTGGCCGGGGAACGACTCCGGGGGCGGCCGCGGGTCTCCGCGGCCGCCCCCGGGGTGAGGGTCAGACCCAGCTGGTGCCGGTGAGCCGCTCGTAGGCCTCGATGTACTTGGCCCGGGTGTGCTCGACGATCTCGGGGGGCAGCGGCGGCGGCGGCAGCTCGCTGTGGCGGTCCCAGCCGGAGGCGGGCGAGGCCAGCCAGTCGCGGATGATCTGCTTGTCGAAGGACGGCTGGTTCCGCCCCGGCTGCCACTCGTCGGCCGGCCAGAAACGCGAGGAGTCCGGCGTGAGCACCTCGTCGCCGATCACCAGCTCGCCGTCCAGCAGACCGAACTCGAACTTGGTGTCGGCCAGGATGATCCCGCGCTCGCGCGCGATGTCCCGGGCCCGGCCGTACACGGCGAGCGTGGTCTGCCGGAGCGTGGCGGCCAGCTCGGCGCCGATCCGCCGCGCGGTCTCCTCGTAGGGGACGTTCTCGTCGTGCTCGCCGACCTCGGCCTTGAGGGCCGGGGTGTAGATCGGGGCCGGCAGCTCGGAGCCGTTGTCCAGGCCCTCCGGGAGGGCGATGCCGCAGACGGTGCGGTCGGCCCGGTACTCCTCCAGGCCGGAGCCGGCCAGGTAGCCGCGGGCGACGCACTCGACCGGCACCATCTCCAGGCTCCGGCAGACCAGCGTGCGGCCCTTCCAGTCGGCGGGCGCCCCGACCGGGACCTCGGTGGAGACGACGTGGTTGGGCACCAGGTCGACGATCCGCTCGAACCACCACAGCGAGAGCTGGGTGAGGATGCGGCCCTTGTCCGGGATCTCGTTGGGCAGCACCCAGTCGAAGGCCGAGGTGCGGTCGCTGGCCACCATCACCAGGTCGCCGTTCTCGGCGCGGTACAGGTCGCGCACCTTGCCGGTGTGCAGGTGGACCAGGCCGGGCACCTGGACCGGCTCGGGCTTGGTGACAAATCCGCTCAAGGTCGTCTCAGTCCTCAGGGGTGGTTCGCGTTTCTGCGGGCCGCGAAGGGGGAGGTCACTGCCCCCGAGTCTGTCATGACCCGCCACCCGGCCCCGCCTGCCTCCCCACCGGCCCGGCGCTCATCCCTCCTTGCAGAGGTGGTCGAGCAGGTTGGCGGTGGCCCGCTGGATCCGCTCGTCGGTGTGGCCCGGCCGGTCCAGCGCGGGCGACCACGCGAACGTCCCGGCCGAGAAGACGTACGCACCGCTGGGCGCCCGGTAGAGCGAGGTCTCCTGGTGCGCGGGCCGGCCCTCGGAGTCCCGGTAGGGCGAGTGGGCCAGCAGGATCCGCTCGGTGTGCTCGGGCAGCGCGACCCTGGGGAAGTAGCGGTCCGCCTCCCCGGCGACCAGCCCGGGCACCTCGCCGCCCTCGGCGAGCCCGGTGCCCGCCCAGAGCCAGTGGGTGGTGTTGCGGGCCACCAGCGGCACCGGCTCGGGCACGCTGCCCGCGTACTGGATGCCCAGCAGGTGCTGCTCGGGCTCGCCCGCGTCCCGCCACAGCGCGCTGCCCGCGCCCGCCGCCCCGGTGGCCGGCATCCCGGCCGGAACGCGCTGGCGCTTGCGGCAGTTGAGCAGCCGGTTCGGCTCGCCGGAGGGCCCGGCCGTGAGGTCGACCCGCCAGTACATGGTGTTGGCGGACAGGAACACCAGGGACGTCCCGGCGTCCCTGGCCCGCTCCACGGCCCGCCGCATCGGTTCGGACCAGTACTCGTCGTGCCCGGGGAAGATCAGGGCCCGGTGCCGGGTCGGATCGACCAGCCCGGCGTGCAGGTCGGAGGCGGTGGCGTAGGAGAGGTCGTAGCCGTAGCGCTCGGCCCAGCGGATGAAGTCGTAGGCGTGGCCGACGTGCAGCGGCAGCCCCGCCCCCGCGTGCGGGCGGTCGAAGGAGACCGTGACGGCCGCCCCCGACTCGCCGGCGAGCCGGCCCTCGCCGTCCCAGGCGTGGTAGAGGCTGGCCCCGGTGCGCCCGTCCTCGGGGAACAGGTTGTACGCCTGCCAGGTCACGTCCGGCAGCACCAGCAGCAACTCCGGTGCCGGGACGGGCCGTTGTGCCGGCGCCTCGGCAGGCCGAGCCGGGCCGGCCTGGTCCGCCGCGTCCCGCACGGTGAACGGGATGTGGTTGCGGTGCAGGTTGTCGGCGGTGGTCAGCACCGCGACGTACGCGCCGGGCCGCCAGTGCGACGGGATGTGCAACCGCCAGGACTGCCACCAGTGGTGGCACGAGACGGTGCGGCCGACCACCAGCGGCGCGGCCTGTGCGAGGCCCGCGATCAGCGGGCTGGAGGTGACCAGGTGCGCGCCGTCGCCGCCGTAGTGGCCGATTCGGTAGACGTCCACGGTGAACTCGCGCGGCGGGTTCACCGTCACCCGGAAGTCCACCGCGCCGCCGGGGCGGATCACCCCGGCCGAGGCGAAGCCCTTGATCTGCTGGTCGACGTCGTCCGAGGTCTTCGGGGTGCCGACCGGCGGCTTGGGCCGCGGCCCGGTCAGCGGCTCCTGACCCGGCGCGTCCACGCTGACGTACCAGGGGACGGTGGCCTCGACCCCCGCCAGGTACTCGTCGGGACTCCGCAGCCAGGGCAGCGGGCCCTGGCCGAACGGGTCGGACACGCTGTGCGCCAGCGTGGCGGACTCCCAACGGCGGTTGAGTTCTCTCCCCACGCGCCCTCCCCACCAGCACGTCGCACGATCTCCCCGGTGGCACTTGCCAGACGGATGTGCGTGCGGTCCAGCACACCACACAATGCTGGCGCTGCGTCACCCAACGGTAGCAACTAGTGGTGTGGAAACTCCGATTCGGCCACCCGGCCGGCGGCCGCGGGCCACTCAGCCCGGGAGCCGGACCGGCCGCTCCAGCCGGATCCCGGCCGACTCCAGCCAGGCCCGCAGCGGCTTGTCCTCGCCCTGCTCGACCGCCCGGGCCACGGCCGGGCCCGGCTCGCCCCGGCGGCCACCCGCCATGAGCAGCACCGGACCGTCCAGCCAGTCCAGACCGGGAGTGGCGACGCCGGTGTCGACGGCGGCGCAGCAGACCATCGCCGTCACGTGCTCGACCAGCAGTTCCCGCCCGCTGCGGACCGCCGGCAGCGGGGGCGCGACCCGGGCCGCGCACGCCGCCTGGCCGGCGAGCGCGGCGGCGAGCGCCTCGCTCTCGCCGCCGGCCAGCCGGGCGAGCAGCCGGGTGAGCGTCGGGGCGGCGGAAGGGCCGATCGGCCCGGCCCCGTCCAGCGCCGCCTGGAGGGCGACGGCCTGGACCCGCCAGCCGTGGTCGACCACCTCGGCCGGGTAGTCGGCCCAGTCCAGCGGCTGCCAGCCGCCCTCCGGCGGCTCGTGCAGCAGGCCGGCGGCGAGCAGCGAGACGGCCTCGTCGACCCGGCCGGGCTCCTCCAGCAGGTCGCAGGCGGGCCGGTCGCCGAGCCGGGTCTCGTAGCTGTCGGCCAGCCGGTCCCGGCGGGACAGATCGGTCAGCGCGGAGACCACCCCGGCGTTCAGGTGGTCGGGGTGCCGGCCGAGCCGCCAGGCGGGCAGCGCGACCCGGGTGAGCAGCCTGTCCCAGCCCGCGTAGGCGAGGCCGACCTGCTCCTGGGCGGCGATCCGCAGGCCGTAGTCGACGGCCCTGGCCTGCTCCGAGGCCCAGGCGGCGACCGCCCGCTCCAGCTCGGCGGAGTGCTCGCGGCAGGCGGCGAGCAGGGCGCGGTTGATCCGGTCGATCAGTGCGGCCGGGCCACGGTGGCGGGTGCCCAGGGCCGCGTCCAGGCCGCGGACGAACCGGCGGGCGGCGGCGATGTCCGGGTCCGCCGA
Proteins encoded:
- a CDS encoding sensor histidine kinase; translation: MGPWRPLQRWRACGKPQRTEIYVRWSLYAMVLVQPLVVVGTVNGPAGLAVSRPVAVASLALSLAGSVLAFVLFRRGLDHYLGRRERPTGWILAAVLLMVGGVSGLLLIDPTVRGGGSLSNAPTISSLLVLWFAPVSVALRSRRTAALVAAGALLLTVPAMAAAGLPAGSVLGLLLGAAISLTVVAATCRCSAWLAGVVWELDEAREKQSQLAVAEERLRFSRDLHDVLGRNLTTIALKSELAVQLARRGRPEAADQMTEVQRIAQESQREVREVVRGYRTADLRAEVAGARSVLRAAGVVCAVDLGPDPAALTPVAHSVLGWVVREATTNVLRHSEASHCSIRLRAEDGRAVLEVENDGVPTGLTDGREDGREDSRGDGAHPGTGLTGLGERLAAHGGALTLPATAPGSFRITAVLPLAAPAPALEVAAR
- a CDS encoding N,N-dimethylformamidase beta subunit family domain-containing protein: MGRELNRRWESATLAHSVSDPFGQGPLPWLRSPDEYLAGVEATVPWYVSVDAPGQEPLTGPRPKPPVGTPKTSDDVDQQIKGFASAGVIRPGGAVDFRVTVNPPREFTVDVYRIGHYGGDGAHLVTSSPLIAGLAQAAPLVVGRTVSCHHWWQSWRLHIPSHWRPGAYVAVLTTADNLHRNHIPFTVRDAADQAGPARPAEAPAQRPVPAPELLLVLPDVTWQAYNLFPEDGRTGASLYHAWDGEGRLAGESGAAVTVSFDRPHAGAGLPLHVGHAYDFIRWAERYGYDLSYATASDLHAGLVDPTRHRALIFPGHDEYWSEPMRRAVERARDAGTSLVFLSANTMYWRVDLTAGPSGEPNRLLNCRKRQRVPAGMPATGAAGAGSALWRDAGEPEQHLLGIQYAGSVPEPVPLVARNTTHWLWAGTGLAEGGEVPGLVAGEADRYFPRVALPEHTERILLAHSPYRDSEGRPAHQETSLYRAPSGAYVFSAGTFAWSPALDRPGHTDERIQRATANLLDHLCKEG
- a CDS encoding ABC transporter ATP-binding protein, yielding MTNTSHPEPAVQALGLQRRYGPAGDKGFDAVRGLDLTVHRGELFALLGTNGAGKTSTMELIEGLAAPTAGRVRVLGHDPYRERAALRPRIGIMLQEGGFPGELTVAETGRSWAGLTSGARPVDEALELVGLHQRRGVRVKQLSGGERRRLDLAMALLGRPEVLFLDEPSTGLDPEARAAVWQLVRELREQGTTVLLTTHYLEEAQELADRLAIMHHGRVITGGTVAEVIAGRPARISFELPERAGRHETLDLPPLDGAQVTAEGRRITVKTPALQADLTTLLGWAAHHGIALAALDARSASLEEAFLAIAAEGRTTAAPPAPTPAPTPIGSAR
- the purS gene encoding phosphoribosylformylglycinamidine synthase subunit PurS, with protein sequence MARVVVDVMLKPEILDPQGQAVQRALPRLGFNGIADVRQGKRFELELEGPVDDAALARIREAAETFLANTVIEDFTVRVEEEGK
- a CDS encoding ABC transporter permease; protein product: MTTAATPAAPRAATTTATTTTAGRLLALGRAESTLLLRNRTALFTAVALPLLLVGAVRGMLRQQAESTPGLDVDAAMVTGVTGIVLLFVVYYNLTSAYVARRGELVLKRLRTGEARDLEILAGTAVPSVLLALLQCAVLGVAGAVLLDLPAPVNPLLMAAGLALAVALLTGLAALSSAFTRTVESAGITTLPLMLIAQFGSGLLIPLEVMPERVADLCRALPTTPAFQLLRLGWFGGDGSRPATDFLGTWAPAAPHLGLAVLWTAAAWWATRRWFRWEPRR
- a CDS encoding Lsr2 family protein — its product is MAQRVVVTLSDDLDGGAAAETVHFGVDGKSYEIDLSADNAEKLREALAPFVAAGRRQSRTGKSFRRTALTPDPAAVRAWAQSNGMELPARGRIPKHVYEAFADAN
- the purQ gene encoding phosphoribosylformylglycinamidine synthase subunit PurQ, with protein sequence MTTRVGVVTFPGSLDDRDAQRAVRLAGAEPVALWHRDKDLHQVDAVVLPGGFSYGDYLRCGAISRFSPVMETVIEQAKLGMPVLGICNGFQVLCESHLLPGALTRNDSLHFICRDQKLRIENVATAWTADYSAGQEIVVPLKNGEGRFVADGHVLDELEAEGRVVARYLDVNPNGSYRDIAGITNAAGNVVGLMPHPEHAVEPLTGPTTEGLGFFTSVLKQLVNA
- a CDS encoding phosphoribosylaminoimidazolesuccinocarboxamide synthase, which produces MSGFVTKPEPVQVPGLVHLHTGKVRDLYRAENGDLVMVASDRTSAFDWVLPNEIPDKGRILTQLSLWWFERIVDLVPNHVVSTEVPVGAPADWKGRTLVCRSLEMVPVECVARGYLAGSGLEEYRADRTVCGIALPEGLDNGSELPAPIYTPALKAEVGEHDENVPYEETARRIGAELAATLRQTTLAVYGRARDIARERGIILADTKFEFGLLDGELVIGDEVLTPDSSRFWPADEWQPGRNQPSFDKQIIRDWLASPASGWDRHSELPPPPLPPEIVEHTRAKYIEAYERLTGTSWV
- a CDS encoding response regulator, with protein sequence MTAPLRILLADDEHLIRGALATLLGLEEDLTVVAEAASGPEALAMARAHRPDVAVLDLQMPGLDGIEVAAELRRVLPECRVMIVTGHGRPGYLKRALEVGVRGFLPKTVSAADLAGIIRTVRAGGRYVDPELAADAISAGDSPLTPRETDVLELAAHGTSIGEIAERAALSPGTVRNYLSAAATKLGAENRHAAVRIAREHGWI